The following nucleotide sequence is from Drosophila kikkawai strain 14028-0561.14 chromosome 2L, DkikHiC1v2, whole genome shotgun sequence.
AGCATCGAGAAGCTGGTCCAGCAGGCAAAGGAGTGTAATGCAGAAGCTAAAGATAAGGAACCTAACGACGTAGAACAGACAGACAAGCCCAAGGCAAAGCGTATCCTGATTGAGGAGGGAAGGCTTGACGAAGTAAATGATACAAATACTGAAAAGGAACCTTCCAATTTGGCTAAAGATTTCGTAGAGCCTAATGGTAAAGATTCTAACCAGCAAAAGACCTTTAACAACAATGAAGACTCCGTTCCCCCATTGGACAGTGGATCCGAACTGGATGATTCCGAAGATCTTGAACATACGCGCAAAGCTCTCAAAATAGTAGCTGATAATAATGAGCTGGGCGAGGATCCAACGGCACAGGAGATTAAAAACAAGCTGGCTAGTGAGCTTTATGACAGTTTCGGAGATGCCCTCGATGACGACCTTAGTGACGAGCCTTTGGAGCAGCTCCTCAATGAAGGCACTACCAAATACCAGTTAGAAGACAGGATTTGCTGTGAGGAGAGCACGACTCCTAGGGACTTCTATAAGGAAGACGGTGAACCATGCCTTCCGCTCAAGAGCAAGGAGCAATTGATGTTTGAGGAAGAGAGTGCCTTTAACACTGAAAAGTGTGCTCACGACTTGGAAGAAATAAGTTGCCACGTGGATGAGGATCTGGAAGAACTTAGGCAGTCTGTGAACATTTCCGGATCAAAGAATGATCTAAGTGACCAAACAGACACCGAGACCGACGAGGAGTCCCTGAAGCCCTACTTGGAAGCAAAGTCGCCCATTCTCATGGAGCAATTTAGTGAAAGGCGAAGGCAACTAAAGGAGAGGGAAGAGGCAAAAGTTAGAGGAGAAGTCCAGGCGGAGACTACTGAACCAAACCAGGCTGATGACGATGAAAGTAGAGATCAATTCATGGCCAAGATTTTGGACGAGGCTACCGATAATGTTCCCAAGCGCGTGTTTGGTGCTGGATGCGATGTCCCAAGTCAGGACTGGTCCTTAGAAGAACGCATGCTTCAGTTGACTTTGGAGGAGTCGAAGGATGAATCTGCTGCAGCAGTGAATGCGCTCCGACAACCAATAACAAGCATGACCAGTGCCGAGCAGGCCGAGGAAATCTGCCAACAGATGGACAAGCAAATGGCTGCAGAAGAAAAGGAGCTTCGGAAGTTGCTGCAGGACTTGGAGGACGAGACTGATGCTATGTACAACATTGATACTACGATTGAATACGAAGAGGAAATAACCATTCAGGAGCATATCACCGTACAGGAGGAAATCACCATACAAAGAGTTGACGTTGCGGGTATCTGTTCCTCGCTGCTAAACGACTTAATTGATGAGCTGACATCCAACGAGAGTCTGGaggaaaaaaaaccaaagaggTTTGAGTTCGGGCCCATAGAGTCTGACGATGAGTACAGCTACTCAGCGGAGCCGCAGCTAGAAAAGTTGGTACCGCCCGAGCTAGAGGATCCCGCTGGCGGTAAAAGCCTTCGAGAATGCCTGGACGTGTTCCAGGACTTCGTTACCTCGATTGAGAATCCGAAAGAACCATTTAGGCTGGGTCGTGATCCTAGCGCGTGCGCTCATAAAATTCGTGCCGCTCAAGAGCTTTTAAAGTCCAAGAACTTGGCGGAGTTTAACTCGGACACTGCCGAGAGCCTGGACGCCAAGATAGCCAAGGAGGCCGAGAAACGCAAGCGAATGGTGGCAGCCTCCGCTGCCCGCTGCTTCGCCCAGCGCGATAAATATGAAGACACACTGGAGGTGGTGGACAACAAGCTGATGGTGGTCAAGAAGGATTCCGGTGAGCTGGAAGACCTTCCGCCCCCACCAGCCCTGATTAGTGACTCTGAGTCTGAAGACTACGACACGGCCGAGGAGGAAGAGTATACACCTGGAAAGCAAGGTCTGCGACGACCTTGGACCACTCCATACAAGCCAAAGCCCAGGAAGTCGGAGGAGCATCTGGTGACGGATGCCTTGCAGCGAGCCCAGTTGGAGACGCTCAATAAGATGGAAGCGGAGGGCCCAGAAGGTGAACAGGTGGAAGATGAATTCTATTCGCTAGAAGCCATGACAACGTTCGGTAACCTGGACACAGAGTTCTTCCAGAAGTTGGACCTCCAAAGTGTTCCAAACGAGGAAGCGGAAAGTGCCATCGCCTGCATGCGGAGCTACAACGAGCTGAAGGCATGTATGAAGTCCGGATCGCAACAGCTACAGCTGACCAGTGAGGAAACCAAGATGCTTGAGACGATGTTGACCAAGAAGGAAGCCGAAGCGAAGCCCAAAGATCCCAAAGTGAATGAGGAGGATGAGCTCCTAAACAAAATGATGATTCGCATGAAGGAGATCGAGGAGAGGGAGCGTCAGCTTCAGGCGGTACCGGTAGCCGCGCCCAAAGAGCAAAGTCCCATTAAGCTCTCAGTTGGTGGATTCAAGCTTTTTGAACAACAGAGCAGCATAGCCATGGCAGAAACAGACGACTCGGAAGACGAAACGGAGAAAAAAGAAGAGGAATCTATCGCAAATGAGCCGGTCACAATTCCCCAGGACAAAGTTATAAGTGACCCAGAAAAGCAGCAGAAATCAGGCTCTCCTCCTAGTGTCAAACACAACCGCAGTATCGACGACGATATTCAATCAGATGCCTCCACGGACTACGAATCTGGCGAAGAGGTAGCTGTGGTGGAGCCACCGAATCTTCCCGAGTCAGTGCTAAAAACGTTCTTCCCTGAAGGTTTTGAGGCGGACTTGAGAATGGCTAACGAGCTAGAAGAAGCCACCCGTCGAAACCTTTGCAGTCTGCCTCTGAAAAAGGAACCGGGCAAAGGGCCCAAGAATATAGACATAAAGTGTAGTTTAGATTCAACGGAAAGTCAAACTGCTGAATTAACTGAACTCCCTTCATCCTCAACCAATAACATGACCAATTTAAAGGAAAGCAAGACTGACTTAGTGGAAACTAAGCCCGGCACTGATTCAGCCATATCCGAACTGGCCGTCAATGCCAAGGCCAAGTGGGCAAAAATAGCCAACAGACTGAACGAGTTCCTCGATCCCGATACCATTGCAAAGCTAAATAGCCAAGAGTTTGGTGAAAGCGATGATGAAGATGACGATCTTGAAATGGAGTTTGCAAGCCCCCTGGATGTTATCAGCGAGGAAACTCGGGTTCAGCAACACCCTGGAAtagttgaaaatataattgttCCCGACAAACACATCTTGGATGATAACATTGGCGATGGAATCTCGTCCCAGTTCAACCCTAAGATGGAGAACGAAGCCGATCAAAGGAATGAATGTGATCCGGGACAAGAAGCAAAGTCACCTAGTGATGATCAACAAACAGCGCAAACTTCTTCAGCAACAAAACCCCTTTTGATTGATTACTTTGAAGCTCCTGAGCCAACGGAATCCGAGTCTGGAGCCTCGATTATCCACTCAGATGTCCTCAAGACCGAACAAATCGAATGCAACCTGGAGATCCTGAGCGAAGACGGAGACGTGGTGGTCAAAGAAGTCAGTGTTAGTGCTCAGGTGTCCTTTGAGTCGGATCATGTTTGAGATGCGTTTGTCCATAGTTggaacttttaaaaatttctattgttttttttcactttctgTAAGTAAATAAACCGATGAGCATTCCAAAAaacacaatttatttattgctttaaGCGCCCCACAATGATAAGGGAGTGTAGAAAGTTCAGACTGGAATCCAGTTCTAACCGGCCGCACAGCGTTCTCATCTcaggaaataataataaaatctagaAAACACTTGAGATGCGATTAGACGGACTTCGGTTATACCGTTTGCCCCGACGACCGCCTATCAAAATTGGCACATTTCGAACCACTTGAAACCGGATCGCGGCTTTCTGGTGCATCACGCAAACCGGATCGCCAGATCGCCGGATCGCCCCGTTGTTTGCTCGCTCGTTCTTGGCGGAGGGCAATCGTCCGGGTTATCAGCCGGCTACCACTGATTGTGCTGATCGCTTCTATGCCGTTTCCAGTATTACCAagcgaaaaatatatttttactttttattgaCAGGCCCCGAAATTTCACCACCGAGCAGCTGTTGGACGCGTGCTCAGAAGTTGTTTAAACTcagtatttgttttata
It contains:
- the dtr gene encoding dynein axonemal assembly factor 1 homolog → MSENVAAVPARREITGLNRMTEKGLKELCKKDKLYQTPRLNDVLYLHYQGFQSIECLEEYTGLKCLWLECNAISEIQGLEQLTKLKCLFLQNNLIAKIDNLGSCRELDTLNLSSNHIRKIQNIGSDILPVLNTLNIASNYLKDSESLADLVQCKTLSVLDLSNNRIDDILIVKIFEQMPNLRVLVLQGNPVVSRLPQYRKTLILACKELTYLDSRPVFPRDRACAEAWKREGYEGERKENNRWNRAERRKTRESVNCTIRMRNKHRPPDQQDPLLRSSDSEEDEKAAAISAEKSRKKAEMQNGNIDDLWDEVSGEQAEQSEHSATSSSSAEDNESTGSQADEMAEKLSNRKSTPLEGRPKVLYEAESGDVESIEKLVQQAKECNAEAKDKEPNDVEQTDKPKAKRILIEEGRLDEVNDTNTEKEPSNLAKDFVEPNGKDSNQQKTFNNNEDSVPPLDSGSELDDSEDLEHTRKALKIVADNNELGEDPTAQEIKNKLASELYDSFGDALDDDLSDEPLEQLLNEGTTKYQLEDRICCEESTTPRDFYKEDGEPCLPLKSKEQLMFEEESAFNTEKCAHDLEEISCHVDEDLEELRQSVNISGSKNDLSDQTDTETDEESLKPYLEAKSPILMEQFSERRRQLKEREEAKVRGEVQAETTEPNQADDDESRDQFMAKILDEATDNVPKRVFGAGCDVPSQDWSLEERMLQLTLEESKDESAAAVNALRQPITSMTSAEQAEEICQQMDKQMAAEEKELRKLLQDLEDETDAMYNIDTTIEYEEEITIQEHITVQEEITIQRVDVAGICSSLLNDLIDELTSNESLEEKKPKRFEFGPIESDDEYSYSAEPQLEKLVPPELEDPAGGKSLRECLDVFQDFVTSIENPKEPFRLGRDPSACAHKIRAAQELLKSKNLAEFNSDTAESLDAKIAKEAEKRKRMVAASAARCFAQRDKYEDTLEVVDNKLMVVKKDSGELEDLPPPPALISDSESEDYDTAEEEEYTPGKQGLRRPWTTPYKPKPRKSEEHLVTDALQRAQLETLNKMEAEGPEGEQVEDEFYSLEAMTTFGNLDTEFFQKLDLQSVPNEEAESAIACMRSYNELKACMKSGSQQLQLTSEETKMLETMLTKKEAEAKPKDPKVNEEDELLNKMMIRMKEIEERERQLQAVPVAAPKEQSPIKLSVGGFKLFEQQSSIAMAETDDSEDETEKKEEESIANEPVTIPQDKVISDPEKQQKSGSPPSVKHNRSIDDDIQSDASTDYESGEEVAVVEPPNLPESVLKTFFPEGFEADLRMANELEEATRRNLCSLPLKKEPGKGPKNIDIKCSLDSTESQTAELTELPSSSTNNMTNLKESKTDLVETKPGTDSAISELAVNAKAKWAKIANRLNEFLDPDTIAKLNSQEFGESDDEDDDLEMEFASPLDVISEETRVQQHPGIVENIIVPDKHILDDNIGDGISSQFNPKMENEADQRNECDPGQEAKSPSDDQQTAQTSSATKPLLIDYFEAPEPTESESGASIIHSDVLKTEQIECNLEILSEDGDVVVKEVSVSAQVSFESDHV